TCAGGGTATATAACTTCATTTGGACTGTTTGGTAAACCACCTCGTCCGGTAATAGTAAAACTGTCGCGCCTACGTCCAGCCAGTCCTTGACAGACTTGAGCTACTCTAGTCTCTACAGGTTGGGTTGGTAAATTAGTTAATCTTTGGTTGGGTTGGACTTCTGGAGTCTTGATTTCGACTGTACCGTTTAGCCCAAACTCAGAACTGGCGGTGATGTCGTTGGTGAGGGAACTTTCTTTTTCTCGAAACTCTATACCAAAAATGCTAAAAGCATTGATGTTAACGTTGCCGCCTTTACCCTCAAAAGCATTAGCTTTGATATCATTATTTTCACCGGGAGCAGCAATAATAAAACCATTAGGAATATTAATATTTATATTGCCGCCATTACCACTACCGCCTGTAGTGCCTGCTGTTGTAGAGATAAAGCTATTATGGCGTAATAGTAATTGATGATCTATTTGTAAATTAATATCACCACCATTACCTGAGTTAGTTGTAGCCGTTATATTTGCGCCGCCATCAAGGTTAATTTCCTGAGCATTAATTTCTATTTTGCCAGCGTTTCCTGTTCCCAAAGCTCCTACTGTGAATAGACCGCGATCGCGCATTGTTAACTTGCCTGTGGTAACGATTATAGAACCTGCATTGCCACTGCCACGACTACGCACAAATAAACCACTAGGAAATTTGCCAATTGGTGAATTGCCACTTATTTCTATGAAATTGCTGGCTTTGATGGTTAAATTTCCCCCATTACCCTGACTATTTGGCTGAGTTCCGGCTGAGATGGCTGCTCCATCTTGAATCAATAAAACCGGAGTATCAATAGTTAAAGAACCAGCATTTCCTGTTCCATTGGTTTGAGAAAATATCCCACTAGGGCGTTCTAGATCATTTTTGGTATTGCCAATCAGTTGAATAAAATCTGATGCGGTTATATTTACTGTTCCACCAGCACCACTACCAGGAGCAGTTCCTCTAGTACTAGCCGTTACATTGCCCCCATCCGCAACAATTAATTTACCTGTGGCAATATTTATGTTTCCTCCAGCACCTTTGCCGAAAGTTAAGGCAAATAATCCACTAGGATTTCCAGGGATTTCTAAACCATTCGGTACTATCCCTATTACTTGTATCGAATCAGTTACCTTGACTGTAACGTTGCCTCCATTACCTGTAGCCTCAGCTTTACTAACAGATGCTGCGGCTTGGGAGCCATCTTTCAACGTTAACTGTTCTCCTTGGATAAAAATTCCCCGACTGTTTTGATTGCCTTCTGTGTCTGAGACTACTATTGATGCACGGTTTAATCCAATTTGTCTACCCTTAATCTCAATGTAACCACCACCCTCACCACTAACATCTACTCGTGCTTGATTGTTGAGGGAAATATTAGCAAGGGCGACATTACTAGGAAAACTTAAAATTTGATTGTCAATATTATTACCTTGCAAATTTAGTCCTACTGTACCTTCTTTTAGTATTCCTCCCAAGGCAATTTGACCGCTTTGGGCGTAGAGAGTTCTACGTCTGATATAGCTTTCATTAATACCATCTAGGGTAATATTGCCACCCACCAGAGCCAAGGTTTTACCCGTGGGAACTGCTAAAGTTCCTTGCACATTGATCTCGCCTCCAGTTCTGCCCAATTGCAGCCCTGTAGGTATACTCATGGTTAGTAATGGTTGGGTGGAAGTGGTGCTAAAAATAGTGCGATCGCTAAATTGAATCCCACTGGCTGTACTCGCCACAAAGGAACCACCTATATTCAGTGAAGCATTCGGCCCGAAAAAGATGCCATTGGGGTTAATGAGAAATAAATTGGCATTTGCACCCTGAGTCTCCAGTTTCCCGAAAATATCCGAGCGGTTGTTACCTGTAACTCTAACTAGGATGTTCTCAATACTACTATTGGGAGCTATAAACAGCGCCGAACGTCCTTCACTAACGTTAAATTCTTGGAAACTGTGGAATAGATTACTACCCCGAACTGCTCCTTTGGCGATCGCTTCGGTAGGATTATTGTTGTAGTTCTGAGTTACTTGCGACTGTTCACTACCTAAAGTTTGGTCAGGAATAATGACACTTTGGGCAAAGGCAGATTGTGCCATCAAAGAAGTGATACTTACGACTATAACACCAAAAGATGTTGGGGAAATTGCTAAGTTCAAGAGCGATGAACTACCTTTGCCGTTTTGAGTCATTGCAGTAGATGGGGGAGTAGAGTTAAAAGCTATGTTTAATCGTACTCAAAGAATAACGATAAAAACAAAGCATGAGACCTCTTGTAGCTCCTCTACACCCCCATTTCTATGGCAATTTTGGGTGTTCTGTAGAATACTTACCTACGATATTGGAAATCTCAGGGTTATATAACCTTAAATAATTCCAGTAGTTACCAAATACTTGACGCACGTAGTCTCTAGTTTCAGTAAAAGGGATGGTTTCAACAAACTCATCTGGGTCTTGCTTGGGTAGAGTTTGTAACCATGTGGCGACGTTACCGGGGCCAGCATTGTAACTGGCGATCGCTAACATGGAATTATTGCCATACTGTTCATGAGTATGGTCTAAATACCATGTTCCCAGCATGATGTTATCGTTAGGGTTTTCTAAATCTAAGGTTTTGCTATCGACTTTGATTTTGTCAGCTATCCATTTTCCTGTATCTGGCATCACCTGCATTAAGCCTGTAGCGCCAGCAACAGATTTAATTTTCGCTTCAAACCGCGATTCTTGCCGCATCAAGGCAGTTACTAACAGAGGATTAAGTTTTCTCTCAGATGACCATTTTTCAATCTCTTTGAGGTAAGGAAACGGGTAACGTGCTTGCCAGTAGGTAATTTGCTGACTCAATGCTTGATACTCAGCTTTTTCCTCTGGTGTTTCCCTATCTTCTAATTTGGAAATCAGGTTAATTCCTGAAAGATATTCTCCCCTAGCTAACCGCATCAGCCCTTCAGTGAATTGTTCGGCTACAGTTGGTTTTTGCTTGTTGAGATATTCTGCTTCCCATTGCAACCAAGCATCACGATCTTGTCCAAGTAAATACAATTCTTGAAAAGTTTTTGAGCCGGCTGGAGGTACAGGACGCTGGTAAGGAACTACTTCTGGGTTAAGTTGACGGACATTATCAAAATTTCCCACATTCAATCCTAACTGGTTAGCCGATCGCCAAGCATAGTAAGAGTAAGGAAACTGGCTAAGAACGTACTCATAAGCCTGTTTAGCTTCTTGTTCTTTTCCTAAAGCAGTTGCCCATTTACCCATCCAAAAACCTGCTCTGGGAGCCAAAATACTGCTAGGGTTGTTGATGACAATCGGTTGCGCCCACTTCCAAGCGTTAACATAATCTCTAGCTTTGGCTTTCTCTAATGCGACTTTCCAGCGATACTCTGCGGCTTCATTAGACTTAGGATACTTAGTGATGAGTTGTTGCCAAGTTTGTTGAGATGCTTTTTGATCATTGAGGGCTGAGAGAATCTCGGCTTGTTTTGCCAACGCCTGACTTGCTTGTTGTGGAAATTTAGCAATTACTTGGTTGAGATAGGGTATGGCATCTTTGCTGGTTCTGGCCATTTCCGCCAAGCGTAATAAGCCTGTACCCGTTTCTTCCGCAGTCGGAAATTGTTGTACTAACTGATTATAAGTGGAGATGGCTTGTTCTCTATTTTTACCGCCTACCTGTAACCCCCGTGCAGTCCGATAGAGATTACGCGCTGTTTTGGGCGCTTTGAGGTAAGCATTCGCCGCTTTGAGGAATTGATTGTTTTCCCAGTAGGCTGTCCCAATAATTTCCCAATCTTGAGGTTTGAGGTTGGGTTGTTGGACTAGCTGGTCTAACACACCTACTATCCCAGGCTGAGTATAGGCATGTTGCGCCAAGATTAATTGTAACTGCGGCTGATTAGGATTTTCTGACAAACGCTTCTGGATAATTTCCCATGTGAGGGGATGGGAGGGAAATTGCGCGATCGCTGTATCCTGTAGCTTGGGTTGGGCAATCAGATATATAGCTTTTACCGTCGCAGCTTCTTTGGGATATTCTTTTACTACCTTTCGTCTGAGGTCAGAAGCTTTGCCATCTTCACCCAGTAAATCCTCGGCTTGTGCTTGTTTCAGTAAGATATAAGGTGCAATAGCCGGATAATTTTTCTCTAAACCAGTAAGTAATTCTAGTGCCTTTTGACCTTGCTTGGTGTCAATATAATCACTAGCTAATAGATATCGCGCTCTTTCTTTGTCTGGCGATCGCCCATTTTGCGCAATTTCTTGTAGTTTAGCTGCTCGTTCTGCTGGGGATTGTGATATCAGGGGAAACACATCTGATTTAACTTTATTTTCCCCTAATAACTGTTCTGGCTGATCCTTTAAATTAAGCCACTGCCCAAAATACTGACCAATTTGCGGTGCTGACACCATCGCCCCTGCTGAAAAGGCAAACAGCGCCGCACCTGCAATTATGGGAATTTGCTTTTTTTGTAATTTCTTCAGCATGGATACTCGCCAAACAGCGCAGATGAATTTTTTTGCAACTCTAGCATTAGTTATTGTGAATGTAATCACCCCAATAGTCAGTTGTCAGTTGACAGTTGACAGTTGACAGTTGTTTTTTCTCCTCTGCTCCCCTGCTTTCCTTAACTTCCCCCACTTCCCCCTCTCCCTCATCTCCCCCCACTCCCCACTCCCACCCACGCGCTAGGCTGAATTTTCTTCCCCACTGGGCGCAAACACACTGGGATCGAGATAGTTGAGACGGGCGAGGGGGCTGAGAGAGTTGAGGATTTGGGAGCCGTAGCTGCGGTTAACTACACGGCTGTCGAGTAGGGCGACAATACCTTGATTTTCGCGTACAGGGGCGACTGCTCGTTGCAGTTCGTTCAAGGCGGTTGGGAGTAAGAATAGACGAAACCAGTCTTGATGCGATCGCTTATAGTGAGCTACTCTACCCGCTACCAGAGGGTCTTCTAAAGATGGTAAGGGTAAAGTGGCAATTACTAACAATTGCGGCGCGGGTAAGACGGCTTGGTGTTCTCGCCAAAACTCCCAGCCGCTCACTAAAATGCCATTGTCATCTAAACAAGTTTTCTCCACCTGCACCCGCGAACCAAACTCAGAAGCCAGAATTGCTCCTACTTGCGCCTTTAATGGCACATCTCCCACAAGTAAAACTGTTAGTCCTGGTGCTGTAGCACTCAGACAAACTAAAGTCCGCACCTTATGAATAAAGGCTGGTTGAAACTCTGGCGTATTAGGCAGAGGCAACTGGTAGGGTATGTATAGTTGAATCGCCTCTGATTGGCTATCGGAAGCAAATTTTAGGCAGGTTAAATCATCTAAGCCCAAACGCTGACGAAATAAGGGAGCCTCGGTTTCTGGCTCTAAAGCACTGCCAATTAAAACTACTGGCTGTCGTTGCCATATAGGGGCGAGAATTTCAGCTAATTCGAT
Above is a genomic segment from Nostoc sp. MS1 containing:
- a CDS encoding filamentous hemagglutinin N-terminal domain-containing protein produces the protein MTQNGKGSSSLLNLAISPTSFGVIVVSITSLMAQSAFAQSVIIPDQTLGSEQSQVTQNYNNNPTEAIAKGAVRGSNLFHSFQEFNVSEGRSALFIAPNSSIENILVRVTGNNRSDIFGKLETQGANANLFLINPNGIFFGPNASLNIGGSFVASTASGIQFSDRTIFSTTSTQPLLTMSIPTGLQLGRTGGEINVQGTLAVPTGKTLALVGGNITLDGINESYIRRRTLYAQSGQIALGGILKEGTVGLNLQGNNIDNQILSFPSNVALANISLNNQARVDVSGEGGGYIEIKGRQIGLNRASIVVSDTEGNQNSRGIFIQGEQLTLKDGSQAAASVSKAEATGNGGNVTVKVTDSIQVIGIVPNGLEIPGNPSGLFALTFGKGAGGNINIATGKLIVADGGNVTASTRGTAPGSGAGGTVNITASDFIQLIGNTKNDLERPSGIFSQTNGTGNAGSLTIDTPVLLIQDGAAISAGTQPNSQGNGGNLTIKASNFIEISGNSPIGKFPSGLFVRSRGSGNAGSIIVTTGKLTMRDRGLFTVGALGTGNAGKIEINAQEINLDGGANITATTNSGNGGDINLQIDHQLLLRHNSFISTTAGTTGGSGNGGNININIPNGFIIAAPGENNDIKANAFEGKGGNVNINAFSIFGIEFREKESSLTNDITASSEFGLNGTVEIKTPEVQPNQRLTNLPTQPVETRVAQVCQGLAGRRRDSFTITGRGGLPNSPNEVIYPDTVFADWISINNVGTIPNTTINAISTPTPNKIVEATAWAVNPHGEVILTASVPVTTPYSCH
- a CDS encoding transglycosylase SLT domain-containing protein, producing the protein MLKKLQKKQIPIIAGAALFAFSAGAMVSAPQIGQYFGQWLNLKDQPEQLLGENKVKSDVFPLISQSPAERAAKLQEIAQNGRSPDKERARYLLASDYIDTKQGQKALELLTGLEKNYPAIAPYILLKQAQAEDLLGEDGKASDLRRKVVKEYPKEAATVKAIYLIAQPKLQDTAIAQFPSHPLTWEIIQKRLSENPNQPQLQLILAQHAYTQPGIVGVLDQLVQQPNLKPQDWEIIGTAYWENNQFLKAANAYLKAPKTARNLYRTARGLQVGGKNREQAISTYNQLVQQFPTAEETGTGLLRLAEMARTSKDAIPYLNQVIAKFPQQASQALAKQAEILSALNDQKASQQTWQQLITKYPKSNEAAEYRWKVALEKAKARDYVNAWKWAQPIVINNPSSILAPRAGFWMGKWATALGKEQEAKQAYEYVLSQFPYSYYAWRSANQLGLNVGNFDNVRQLNPEVVPYQRPVPPAGSKTFQELYLLGQDRDAWLQWEAEYLNKQKPTVAEQFTEGLMRLARGEYLSGINLISKLEDRETPEEKAEYQALSQQITYWQARYPFPYLKEIEKWSSERKLNPLLVTALMRQESRFEAKIKSVAGATGLMQVMPDTGKWIADKIKVDSKTLDLENPNDNIMLGTWYLDHTHEQYGNNSMLAIASYNAGPGNVATWLQTLPKQDPDEFVETIPFTETRDYVRQVFGNYWNYLRLYNPEISNIVGKYSTEHPKLP